The sequence below is a genomic window from Monodelphis domestica isolate mMonDom1 chromosome 2, mMonDom1.pri, whole genome shotgun sequence.
tataaaaatatttatagccatgctctttatggtggcaaaaaattagaaaatgaggggatgacctttcaggaatgactgaacaagttctagtatatgttggtgatggaatgctattatgctaAAAAGGAATCACATGGAAgaatccatgtgaactggaatgacctccaagaattgatgcagagtgaaaggagcagtaccaggagaacattctacacagacactgatacactatggcagaATCAAAttaaatggacttctctactagcagcaatgtgatgatccagaacaattatgaggtacttatgagaaagaacactacccaaatccagagaaagaactgtgggagaataaatacagaaaaaaaaaaacattttcttgttcacatgggtcgatggagatatgattgggaatgtagactctaaatgattgcTCTAATgccattattaataatatggcaatagatcttgatcagtgatacatgtaaagcccagttAAATTGATCATTGcctatgggagggaggaggggaaggaaagaataagaatcatgttaccatgaaaaatattctaaattaattgattaaagaaataaattgaaaaaattaaaaaaaaaaccctttaccttctatgttttaattaatattgattctaaggcagaagagcaataaaggctaggcaattagtgtTAAGTgaattggccagggtcacacagctaagaaccttaaacactgcttttttttttaaaccaattatttatttttttaaaaatcttatttaattagtcaatttagaacatttttccttcgTTAccaaaatcatgttctttccctcccccctctccacccctttccatagccaatgcacaattccactgggttttacatgtgtcctcgatcaaagcctatttccatattattgatgtttgcactagggtgatcatttagagtctacatcccctatcatatccccatcaactcatgtgattaAGTAGTTGttattttctgtgtttctattcccacaatttttcctctgaatgtgaatagagttctttctcataaatccctccaaattgttctggatcattgcatatTAATGAAGCAATAGTTTCTGTTCACCCCATTGTTCCTAGCCCGTATACAATTCTAAAGACAATACTAGGGAATTCTCAGTGGTTTTCTGTCATTGACTTGAAAGATGCTTTCTTTTGGATACCTTTGCACCCAAAATGCAGATTCCTTTTTGCTTTTGAGTGGGTTTTCCCTCATATCCCTACCCTAAAAGGTCATATGGTTGTGCTCCCATAAGGCCTGAGGGACAGGCCACACTACTTTGGGGCTGCCCTCAACAAAGATCTTAGAGCCCTGACACTCATGAGCAACTCAATCTTGGAGTATGTtgatgacattttgatatctaGTCTGTCTGAGGCTGCTTGTGTTACACAATTTCTACCCTAACTTTCCTAGGAGAACGGGGTTACAAGGTTTTTGCCTCTAAAGCCCAACTTGTCTCCCAGTCTGTAACTTATTTGGGACACAACCTAAGCCCAAATTCCCACTCTCTGATGACAGATAGGAAACAGGCCTCATTGTCCATTTCTGTCCCCTTCACAAAAAGGCAGCTCCAAACTTTTCTGGGTATGGCAGTGTTTTGCTGCATTTGGATACCTAATTTCAGGATCATTGCAAAACCTCTCTATGAGGCCACTTAAGGGGCCTGATTCAGAGCCTGTATATTGTGGGGTAGACCAAGAATGAgccttttcacttttaaaaatccgGCTCTCTTCTTCCCCAGCCCTAGGGATTCCAGAACTTGAAAAACCATTTTTCCTGTTTATGGATGAGAGAAAGCAGTTTTCCCCAGGAGTTTTAGCTCAGTACCTAGGACCTGATCTGTGTCCCATTGCTTACTTTTCCAAGCAACTAGATTCAGTTGGCAAAGGATGGCCACCATGCTTGAGAGCAGTCTATGCCATGGTTATCATGGCAGAAGAGGCATTTAAATTAACTCTGGGTCAACCCCTAGAAAttctgacaccccccccccattgggTCCTCAGTATTCTGGAGCATAGAGGTCATCGATGGCTCTCTGGGGGCCATCTCACTAGATACCAAGCTCTTTTACTGGACACACCAGGCCTTACCTGAAAGATATGCAGGACACTGAATCCAGctacccttctctctcttccaggaGATCCTATCTCCCATGACTGTGAGGAGTTGATAGACTACACCTTTTCCAGTAGACCAGACCTCAAAGATTCTCCTCTCCCTGAGGCAGAGATAGACTGGTTCACAGATGGCTCCTCCTTTATGGAGAATGGGATTAGGAAAGCAGGTTACTCAGTAGTGTCACAGACATCCACCACTGAGGCAAAGGGACTTTCCCCAGGGAATTCAGCACAAAAATCAAAGTTGATTGCCCTCACAAGAGCATTGCAGCTTGCTGAAGGGAAAAAGGCAAATGTTTTCACGGATTCAAAATATGCCTTTCATGTTTTACATGTCCATGGGGCTATATGGAAAGAAAGGGGTTTATTAACTACCAAAAACTCTCCCttgaaagacaggaaggaagtcCCGAGTTTATTTGAGGCAGTCACTTTACCTAGCAAAATTGCTGTCATCTACTGCAGAGGACATCAGGGTCTAGATTCCAACATAGCCCAAGGGAATCATAGGGCAGACCTAGCCACCAAAGAGGCTGCACGAGCCACTTCCTTGACTGCTCTGACCCTAACTCCACTATACTCTACAGTACCAATGAACATTTCTCCCTCATATACTGAGGAGGAAATTGCACAGGCAGAACATCAGGGATTGACCCTTGAAGACAGTGGTTGGTGGTGTTCTCCCTCTGGACCACTGATCCTCCCTAAGAACTTAATGTGGAAATTGGTTATAGGATTACATAACTCCATACAGTTGGGCAAAGAAGCACTAACCACTTTGATAAAGCCACTTTTCACAGGAAAAGGCATCTCTAAAACTATCCAGGAAATTTGCAGATCCTGTGCCCTCTGTGCCCAAACCAACAGCACTGGAGCTCTTAGGCCACCTCCCCTCCTTAAGCCCATCCAAAGGAGAGGGGAATCACCTGGTGAggattggcagatagatttcatcCACTTGCCACATTGCAAAAGGTACAAGACCCTTTTAGTCTTTGTAGATACCTTCATAGgctggcctgaagcatttccctcCAGATCAGAGAAAGCACAAGATGTCACAAAGGCCTTACTCAATGAAATCATCCCTAGGTTTGGTCTTCCAAAAACTCTTCAAAGTGATAATGGTACTGGCTTTATTTCACAGATCACACAGATGGTTTCTAAGGAATTGGGCATTACCATTTATACTTGGCCTGGCATCCCAATCTTCAGGGAAAACAGAACATAGGAATCAGACCCTAAAAAGAGCCCTCACCAAACTATGTGAGGAGGCAAAAATTGATTGGATCCAAGCTCTCCTAATTGCCCTAACCATAATCAGAATTGCCCCTCAGGCAAATTAAGGACTGAGTCCATTTGAATTTCTCTGTGGGAGACCCTTTCTAACCTCTGATGTTCTTTTAGATACAGAAATCCACAGCCTTGCTCAGTTTTCTAAACAACTTGGCCTGATCCACCAGGCTCTGTGAGAGGATACAGAGGAATCCCTCCACCCAGCCCAAACAGGAGAGTTGGTATACCTGAAAACATGGAGTGGATCAAACCACCTAACACCTAAATGAGAGGGGCCCTATAGGGTTATTTTATCCACTCCTACAGCTGTAAAATTAGAAGGGCAGAATACATGTACTCGTCTCTCATATTAAACCCTTTATCTCTCCAGAAACAGGTGGTGAAGGGGGAACAGAAGTCATTTATTCCTGTGAGccactggaagatctcaaattccTCTTCCTCTGGAAGACCCAACCTAAGGAAACTTTGGAATAAGTAGTTCCATCCCCTCCTCCTTGTTATCTTAAATTTCTCTCATGACTATCTCTTTCCTTccactctagagtcacgtccacactatgacacagcatttgttgcaagagtataaaatccccagaattgatgggttctgggagcagccttccaccttgctgttccacctataccatcctcctggccattctcaacattattctctaaattaatacatttctctttttattttattttttttttaaattttataatgttttatttgatcatttccaagcattattcattaaagacaaagatcattttcctttcctcccccctaaccccccatagtcgacgcatgattccactggatatcacatgtgttcttgattcgaacccattgtcatgttgttaatatttgcattagagtgttcatttagagtctcttctctgtcatgtcccctcaacctctgtagtcaggcagttgcttttcctcagtgtttctactcccacagtttgtcctctgcttatgaatagtgttttttctcctagatccctacagaatGTTCAGCGACATTataccaccactaatggagaagtccattatgttcgattataccacagtgtattactttctgtgtacaatgttctcctgattctgctcctctcgctctgcatcacttcctggaggttgttccagtctccatggaattcctccactttattatacctttttgcacaatagtattccatcaccaacatataccacaatttgctcagccattccccaattgatgggcatcccctcgttttccaatttttggccaccacaaagagcacagctatatatattcttgtacatgtctttttctttattatttctttggggtacagacccagcagtggatcaaagggcagacagtcttttatcaccctttgggcatagttccaaattgccctccagaatggttggataagttcacaactccaccagcaatgaattaatatccctactttgccacatcccctccagcattcattactttcctttgctatcatgttagccaatctgctaggtgtgaggtgatacctcagagttgttttgatttgcatctctctgattataagagatttagaacacttcttcatgtgtttattaatagttttgatttctttatcggaaaactgcctatccatgtcccttgcccatttatcaatttgggaatggcttggttttttgtacaattgatttagctctttataaatttgagtaattaaaactatgtcagaggtttctatgaagatttcttcccaatttgttgtttcccttatgattttagtaacattggttttgtttgaacaaaagctttttaatttgatgtagtcaaaattatttattttacattttgtgattctttctatgtcttgcttggttttaaagtctttcccctcccaaaggtctgacatgtatactattctgtgtttacccaatttacttatggtttccttctttatgtttaagtcattcacccattttgaatttatcttggtgtagggtgtgaggtgttgatcaattcctaatctctcccacactgtcttccaatattcccagcagtttttattgaatagtggatttttgtcccaaaagctaggatctttgggtttatagtacactgtcttgctgaggtcacttgcccctagtctattccactgatcctcctttctgtctcttagccagtacaaacttgttttgatgactgctgctttgtaatatagtttaaggtctgggactgcaaggcccccatcatttgtgttttttttttcattatttctctggatatccttgatcttttgttattccaaatgaactttgttatggttttttctaaattaataaagaaattttttgggagttcaatgggtatggcactaaatagataaataagtttgggtaggatggtcatttttattatattggctcatcctatccatgagcagttaatgttttcccaattgctcaagtctagttttagttgtgtagaaagtgttttttagttgtgttcatatagttcctgtgtttgtctcaggagatagattcctaggtattttattttgtctaaggtgattttgaatgggatttctctttctagtttttgctgctgagctggtttggggatatatagaaatgctgatgacttatatgggtttattttgtatcctacaactttgctaaagttgttgattatttcaattagctttttggttgaatctctaggattctttaagtagaccatcatgtcatctgcagagagtgataacttggactcctccttgcctattttgatgccttcaatttctttttcttctctaattgctactgctagtgtttctagtataatgtcaaatagtagaggtgataatgggcatacttgtttcactcctgatcttattgggaatgcatctagcttatccccattgcagatgatattagctgatggttttagatatatactgtttattatttttaggaacaa
It includes:
- the LOC107651290 gene encoding uncharacterized protein LOC107651290; this translates as MENGIRKAGYSVVSQTSTTEAKGLSPGNSAQKSKLIALTRALQLAEGKKANVFTDSKYAFHVLHVHGAIWKERGLLTTKNSPLKDRKEVPSLFEAVTLPSKIAVIYCRGHQGLDSNIAQGNHRADLATKEAARATSLTALTLTPLYSTVPMNISPSYTEEEIAQAEHQGLTLEDSGWWCSPSGPLILPKNLMWKLVIGLHNSIQLGKEALTTLIKPLFTGKGISKTIQEICRSCALCAQTNSTGALRPPPLLKPIQRRGESPGEDWQIDFIHLPHCKRYKTLLVFVDTFIGWPEAFPSRSEKAQDVTKALLNEIIPRFGLPKTLQSDNGTGFISQITQMVSKELGITIYTWPGIPIFRENRT